The Bombus huntii isolate Logan2020A chromosome 2, iyBomHunt1.1, whole genome shotgun sequence genomic interval ACCCtatttgatatattaaaaaattactctATTCTATAGCCtgtgtaatattaaaattatatttgtttaCATTTCCTTTATTATATTCTAGGAGGCAAGCTATGCTTTGCATATTAGCAGAAAATTGTGACGAACCTATGTATAAGAAACTAGTACAAGCATTGTGCAATGAACATCAGATTCCCTTTATCAGGGTAGACAATAATAAGAAACTAGGTGAATGGGCTGGTTTATGTAAAATTGACTGCGCTGGTAAAGCCCGAAAAGTTGTTGGGTGCTCCTGTGTTGTCGTAAAGGTATAAATTGtactatatataaaaatataactacctttttaatattaaatgcaatttgcaaatttaatgGTACTATGTGATGAGAGCAAAGGCTCCCTCTACTGAGAGAACccatttaattaacaaattatgATGTAATAATGCCTAATAATTGCCTGattttaataatgtaatattagTAACTtaattgttttttaaaaattttttctattaaatgattcttttttacttttaggACTTTGGAGAAGACACTCCTGCAAAAGATGTGGTAATGGAATATGTGAAACAAAGCTCTGTACATTAAgatcttttaattaaatatttaatataagtTCGtacgtattatttatttaatcctaagtatttctaatattcgtataataggggaattaatttcaatacttttatatttttaatttctttatttctaggaagaaatactgaaaatgtaatcaaatattctttttccagacaaaaatttcgaaattagTCTTTCTCACATTCTATGTTTTTTGTTATCTTGTCACAAATATTCTTATGCTTCACCCAATCTTTTACTTGACACTCCCTGGAATAATAGATCCGATATTGTTTTAGTAAAAAATAGTACTGTTTTATAAACATATGAAAAAAATCTTTACCTTCCACAGTACCAAACTTCTTTACATTTAGAACAACGTTTTTTTGCTTCTTCATGACATAAAGAGCATTCTTTAACATCAATGCAATCCAGTTTGTCCAAATCATATGCATCGCTTAAAATTTGAGCagcatttttaatataatcaaCGTCTGTAgtgtatataaattttgattGATGTTTTGCTAATTTTTTCCACTTCTTATGATATTTCTCTATTATTGACGATTTTATCTAGTAAAATATCAATTTGGTTATttgcttaatattttaaaaaatttaaacaaatattttattggatAACTTTCAACCTGTGGTATAAGTTCCACATTTATTGCTCGCAATGCATTACCATTAGGTGATGATacacttaaataatttaaccATCTTTTTAGATCTATTAAAGGTGAAATTTGATCCAGTACACATTCGtgtaaatatttctgtaaCTAATGCGAAacataatttctttcctttgaaCACAACACATATAATGTTAAACATATAATGCAATATATAATGttaaaatacttttaataaCTGAGAAAACCTATGATCAGTAATTTCATAATAAGGTGCACTTTTTGTATTAAGCAATAATTCCCTTAAACCAAGCCAAACTTGTCCTtctattttagaaatttttccttcttcacctgattttacttttttccaACCActgttatatatcatattttcACCTGAAGAGTAAACAGTTTTATTATACTCTGAATTTTCTTATACTTATGTAATGATAGTTACCTTTACTTTCCTTTTTCCACGGATGTCTTTCAATGAGTTGAGCAAGTAAATAGGGCACATCATGAGTAGCTAACAATCGCGATAATACACACAATGGTAAACTATCTACGTATTCGGCCAAGTAACGGAGAATCGAAATGCAACGTATACCAatatcaaattcaaattctttctttttctcaaaTATTTCTTCAAGACATGAGCTAATTGCAACAATTACTACCATTACTACTCAGCACGTGgaatattactttcttactAAAATGACATAAAAATTCGAGTGTCAGTTCACTTACTTTGGGTCTCttacattttcataaatttcgaTGACAGGCATATCGAGGAGTAAAGATACAGATTTAACAGCATAATCGACGAGGTCAAGAGCAGAATCATTTATAGTTTCTGCACTTTCACAATGAAACAACACGTTTTCTAATAG includes:
- the LOC126875406 gene encoding zinc finger MYND domain-containing protein 10 — protein: MSNRIEYIISPWEIELYIQHLQISELEDIGTKGWFEFHKKLMLLNQQSVLEISGLREESTKEWFVSFKKIPVLIYEAIQIDIWKHKVFPLLIEINEEPKNTFMLYTVFYHEDIAVSLLENVLFHCESAETINDSALDLVDYAVKSVSLLLDMPVIEIYENVRDPNSCLEEIFEKKKEFEFDIGIRCISILRYLAEYVDSLPLCVLSRLLATHDVPYLLAQLIERHPWKKESKGENMIYNSGWKKVKSGEEGKISKIEGQVWLGLRELLLNTKSAPYYEITDHRFSQLLKLQKYLHECVLDQISPLIDLKRWLNYLSVSSPNGNALRAINVELIPQIKSSIIEKYHKKWKKLAKHQSKFIYTTDVDYIKNAAQILSDAYDLDKLDCIDVKECSLCHEEAKKRCSKCKEVWYCGRECQVKDWVKHKNICDKITKNIECEKD
- the LOC126875501 gene encoding 40S ribosomal protein S12 is translated as MSDVENDDVPSAMAAGGAMDINTALQEVLKNALIHDGVVHGLHEAAKALDKRQAMLCILAENCDEPMYKKLVQALCNEHQIPFIRVDNNKKLGEWAGLCKIDCAGKARKVVGCSCVVVKDFGEDTPAKDVVMEYVKQSSVH